The following coding sequences lie in one Populus trichocarpa isolate Nisqually-1 chromosome 14, P.trichocarpa_v4.1, whole genome shotgun sequence genomic window:
- the LOC7455416 gene encoding probable pre-mRNA-splicing factor ATP-dependent RNA helicase DEAH2 isoform X1 — translation MMGTERKRKVSLFDVVDEASVSAKLLKSNGATNNNNNEGSSSINRWNGKPYSQRYYEILEKRKNLPVWHQKEDFLQVLKKNQVLVLVGETGSGKTTQIPQFVLEAVELESSDRRRKMMIGCTQPRRVAAMSVSRRVAEEMDVTIGEEVGYSIRFEDCSGARTVLKYLTDGMLLREAMTDPLLERYKVIILDEAHERTLATDVLFGLIKEVLKNRPDLKLVVMSATLEAEKFQGYFCEAPLMKVPGRLHPVEIFYTQEPERDYLEAAIRTVVQIHLCEPHGDILVFLTGEEEIEDACRKITKEIGNLGDQVGPVKIVPLYSTLPPAMQQKIFEPAPPPLQEGGPSGRKIVVSTNIAETSLTIDGIVYVIDPGFSKQKVYNPRVRVESLLVSPISKASAHQRSGRAGRTQPGKCFRLYTERSFNQDLQPQTFPEILRSNLANTVLTLKKLGIDDLVHFDFMDPPAPETLMRALEVLNYLGALDDEGNMTKLGEIMSEFPLDPQLSKMLVVSPEFNCSNEILSISAMLSVPNCFVRPREAQKAADEAKARFGHIDGDHLTLLNVYHAFKQNNEDPSWCYENFINHRALKAADNVRQQLVRIMARFNLRLCSTDFNSRDYYINIRKAILAGYFMQVAHLERSGHYLTVKDNQAVHLHPSNCLDHKPEWVIYNEYVLTSRNYIRTVLDIRGEWLVDIASHYYDLDNFPQCEAKRVLEKLYKKREREREDNKNRK, via the exons ATGATGGGTAcagagaggaagaggaaggtGAGTTTGTTTGACGTGGTAGACGAGGCGTCGGTTTCTGCAAAGTTGTTGAAATCGAACGGAGCGACgaacaacaataacaatgaaGGAAGCAGCTCGATAAATCGGTGGAACGGGAAGCCTTACTCTCAGAGATACTACGAGATATtagagaagaggaagaattTGCCTGTTTGGCATCAGAAAGAGGATTTTTTACaggttttgaagaaaaatcaggTTCTCGTCCTTGTTGGTGAGACTGGTAGTGGTAAAACTACTCAG ATTCCTCAGTTTGTTTTGGAAGCTGTCGAATTAGAATCTTCAGATAGACGCAGGAAAATGATGATTGGGTGTACCCAGCCTCGAAGGGTTGCTGCAATGTCTGTTTCTAGGCGTGTTGCTGAGGAGATGGACGTTACTATAGGTGAAGAGGTTGGTTATAGCATCCGTTTTGAAGACTGTAGCGGTGCAAGAACGGTTTTGAA GTATCTGACTGATGGTATGCTTTTAAGAGAGGCAATGACAGATCCGCTTTTAGAAAGGTACAAAGTAATAATACTTGATGAGGCTCATGAAAGAACTCTAGCAACAGATGTGCTATTTGGACTTATTAAAGAAGTGCTGAAAAATAGGCCTGACCTGAAGCTAGTTGTAATGAGTGCAACACTAGAGGCTGAGAAATTTCAGGGTTATTTTTGTGAAGCACCTCTTATGAAAGTTCCTGGCAGGCTTCATCCTGTTGAGATTTTCTATACCCAGGAACCTGAGAGAGATTACCTAGAGGCAGCTATTCGGACAGTTGTCCAGATACACTTGTGTGAACCCCATGGGGACATACTTGTTTTCCTAACTGGTGAGGAGGAGATAGAAGATGCTTGccgaaaaataacaaaagaaattggaaatTTAGGGGACCAAGTAGGGCCAGTGAAAATAGTGCCTCTATATTCTACGCTTCCACCGGCCATGcagcaaaaaatatttgaacctGCTCCACCTCCACTACAGGAGGGTGGCCCTTCTGGAAGGAAGATTGTGGTGTCAACAAACATTGCGGAAACTTCTTTGACTATAGATGGTATTGTATATGTTATTGACCCTGGTTTTTCTAAACAAAAGGTTTATAACCCCCGAGTGCGGGTTGAATCTTTGTTAGTTTCCCCCATATCAAAGGCTAGTGCTCACCAGAGATCAGGACGTGCTGGAAGAACTCAACCAGGCAAATGTTTTAGACTCTACACAGAGAGGAGTTTCAATCAGGATCTCCAGCCACAGACCTTTCCAGAAATATTGCGGTCAAACCTTGCAAATACAGTTCTAACGTTGAAGAAATTGGGGATTGATGATCTGGTGCACTTTGATTTCATGGATCCTCCTGCCCCTGAGACATTGATGCGAGCATTGGAGGTGTTGAATTATTTGGGGGCATTGGATGATGAGGGGAACATGACAAAGCTTGGGGAGATCATGAGTGAATTTCCCTTGGATCCTCAACTGTCAAAGATGCTCGTTGTGAGTCCTGAATTCAACTGTTCGAAtgaaattctttcaatttcgGCCATGCTTTCAG TACCCAATTGCTTTGTCCGCCCTAGGGAGGCTCAAAAGGCTGCCGATGAAGCGAAGGCTAGGTTTGGGCACATTGATGGGGATCACCTCACGCTGTTGAACGTATACCATGCATTTAAGCAAAACA ATGAGGATCCATCCTGGTGCTATGAAAATTTTATCAATCATAGGGCATTGAAGGCTGCTGACAATGTAAGACAACAGCTTGTCCGTATCATGGCCAGGTTTAATCTCAGGTTATGCAGCACTGACTTCAACAGCCGCGACTACTACATCAACATAAGAAAAGCTATATTAGCCGGATACTTTATGCAGGTTGCTCACCTTGAACGATCTGGACACTATTTGACAGTGAAAGACAACCAA gcGGTGCATTTGCATCCATCAAATTGTTTGGATCACAAGCCAGAGTGGGTGATTTACAACGAGTATGTCCTAACCAGCAGGAATTATATTCGGACCGTGCTAGACATTCGTGGTGAATG GTTGGTGGACATAGCATCACATTACTATGACTTGGATAACTTCCCACAATGTGAGGCCAAGCGGGTTCTTGAAAAGCTTTACAAGAAgcgggagagggagagggaggacAACAAGAACAGAAAATGA
- the LOC7455416 gene encoding probable pre-mRNA-splicing factor ATP-dependent RNA helicase DEAH2 isoform X4: MMGTERKRKVSLFDVVDEASVSAKLLKSNGATNNNNNEGSSSINRWNGKPYSQRYYEILEKRKNLPVWHQKEDFLQVLKKNQVLVLVGETGSGKTTQIPQFVLEAVELESSDRRRKMMIGCTQPRRVAAMSVSRRVAEEMDVTIGEEVGYSIRFEDCSGARTVLKYLTDGMLLREAMTDPLLERYKVIILDEAHERTLATDVLFGLIKEVLKNRPDLKLVVMSATLEAEKFQGYFCEAPLMKVPGRLHPVEIFYTQEPERDYLEAAIRTVVQIHLCEPHGDILVFLTGEEEIEDACRKITKEIGNLGDQVGPVKIVPLYSTLPPAMQQKIFEPAPPPLQEGGPSGRKIVVSTNIAETSLTIDGIVYVIDPGFSKQKVYNPRVRVESLLVSPISKASAHQRSGRAGRTQPGKCFRLYTERSFNQDLQPQTFPEILRSNLANTVLTLKKLGIDDLVHFDFMDPPAPETLMRALEVLNYLGALDDEGNMTKLGEIMSEFPLDPQLSKMLVVSPEFNCSNEILSISAMLSVLSHEANGIVSPVCIC, from the exons ATGATGGGTAcagagaggaagaggaaggtGAGTTTGTTTGACGTGGTAGACGAGGCGTCGGTTTCTGCAAAGTTGTTGAAATCGAACGGAGCGACgaacaacaataacaatgaaGGAAGCAGCTCGATAAATCGGTGGAACGGGAAGCCTTACTCTCAGAGATACTACGAGATATtagagaagaggaagaattTGCCTGTTTGGCATCAGAAAGAGGATTTTTTACaggttttgaagaaaaatcaggTTCTCGTCCTTGTTGGTGAGACTGGTAGTGGTAAAACTACTCAG ATTCCTCAGTTTGTTTTGGAAGCTGTCGAATTAGAATCTTCAGATAGACGCAGGAAAATGATGATTGGGTGTACCCAGCCTCGAAGGGTTGCTGCAATGTCTGTTTCTAGGCGTGTTGCTGAGGAGATGGACGTTACTATAGGTGAAGAGGTTGGTTATAGCATCCGTTTTGAAGACTGTAGCGGTGCAAGAACGGTTTTGAA GTATCTGACTGATGGTATGCTTTTAAGAGAGGCAATGACAGATCCGCTTTTAGAAAGGTACAAAGTAATAATACTTGATGAGGCTCATGAAAGAACTCTAGCAACAGATGTGCTATTTGGACTTATTAAAGAAGTGCTGAAAAATAGGCCTGACCTGAAGCTAGTTGTAATGAGTGCAACACTAGAGGCTGAGAAATTTCAGGGTTATTTTTGTGAAGCACCTCTTATGAAAGTTCCTGGCAGGCTTCATCCTGTTGAGATTTTCTATACCCAGGAACCTGAGAGAGATTACCTAGAGGCAGCTATTCGGACAGTTGTCCAGATACACTTGTGTGAACCCCATGGGGACATACTTGTTTTCCTAACTGGTGAGGAGGAGATAGAAGATGCTTGccgaaaaataacaaaagaaattggaaatTTAGGGGACCAAGTAGGGCCAGTGAAAATAGTGCCTCTATATTCTACGCTTCCACCGGCCATGcagcaaaaaatatttgaacctGCTCCACCTCCACTACAGGAGGGTGGCCCTTCTGGAAGGAAGATTGTGGTGTCAACAAACATTGCGGAAACTTCTTTGACTATAGATGGTATTGTATATGTTATTGACCCTGGTTTTTCTAAACAAAAGGTTTATAACCCCCGAGTGCGGGTTGAATCTTTGTTAGTTTCCCCCATATCAAAGGCTAGTGCTCACCAGAGATCAGGACGTGCTGGAAGAACTCAACCAGGCAAATGTTTTAGACTCTACACAGAGAGGAGTTTCAATCAGGATCTCCAGCCACAGACCTTTCCAGAAATATTGCGGTCAAACCTTGCAAATACAGTTCTAACGTTGAAGAAATTGGGGATTGATGATCTGGTGCACTTTGATTTCATGGATCCTCCTGCCCCTGAGACATTGATGCGAGCATTGGAGGTGTTGAATTATTTGGGGGCATTGGATGATGAGGGGAACATGACAAAGCTTGGGGAGATCATGAGTGAATTTCCCTTGGATCCTCAACTGTCAAAGATGCTCGTTGTGAGTCCTGAATTCAACTGTTCGAAtgaaattctttcaatttcgGCCATGCTTTCAG TATTATCTCATGAAGCAAATGGTATCGTCTCGCCTGTTTGCATCTGCTGA
- the LOC7455416 gene encoding probable pre-mRNA-splicing factor ATP-dependent RNA helicase DEAH2 isoform X2 — protein sequence MMGTERKRKVSLFDVVDEASVSAKLLKSNGATNNNNNEGSSSINRWNGKPYSQRYYEILEKRKNLPVWHQKEDFLQVLKKNQVLVLVGETGSGKTTQIPQFVLEAVELESSDRRRKMMIGCTQPRRVAAMSVSRRVAEEMDVTIGEEVGYSIRFEDCSGARTVLKYLTDGMLLREAMTDPLLERYKVIILDEAHERTLATDVLFGLIKEVLKNRPDLKLVVMSATLEAEKFQGYFCEAPLMKVPGRLHPVEIFYTQEPERDYLEAAIRTVVQIHLCEPHGDILVFLTGEEEIEDACRKITKEIGNLGDQVGPVKIVPLYSTLPPAMQQKIFEPAPPPLQEGGPSGRKIVVSTNIAETSLTIDGIVYVIDPGFSKQKVYNPRVRVESLLVSPISKASAHQRSGRAGRTQPGKCFRLYTERSFNQDLQPQTFPEILRSNLANTVLTLKKLGIDDLVHFDFMDPPAPETLMRALEVLNYLGALDDEGNMTKLGEIMSEFPLDPQLSKMLVVSPEFNCSNEILSISAMLSGRLKRLPMKRRLGLGTLMGITSRC from the exons ATGATGGGTAcagagaggaagaggaaggtGAGTTTGTTTGACGTGGTAGACGAGGCGTCGGTTTCTGCAAAGTTGTTGAAATCGAACGGAGCGACgaacaacaataacaatgaaGGAAGCAGCTCGATAAATCGGTGGAACGGGAAGCCTTACTCTCAGAGATACTACGAGATATtagagaagaggaagaattTGCCTGTTTGGCATCAGAAAGAGGATTTTTTACaggttttgaagaaaaatcaggTTCTCGTCCTTGTTGGTGAGACTGGTAGTGGTAAAACTACTCAG ATTCCTCAGTTTGTTTTGGAAGCTGTCGAATTAGAATCTTCAGATAGACGCAGGAAAATGATGATTGGGTGTACCCAGCCTCGAAGGGTTGCTGCAATGTCTGTTTCTAGGCGTGTTGCTGAGGAGATGGACGTTACTATAGGTGAAGAGGTTGGTTATAGCATCCGTTTTGAAGACTGTAGCGGTGCAAGAACGGTTTTGAA GTATCTGACTGATGGTATGCTTTTAAGAGAGGCAATGACAGATCCGCTTTTAGAAAGGTACAAAGTAATAATACTTGATGAGGCTCATGAAAGAACTCTAGCAACAGATGTGCTATTTGGACTTATTAAAGAAGTGCTGAAAAATAGGCCTGACCTGAAGCTAGTTGTAATGAGTGCAACACTAGAGGCTGAGAAATTTCAGGGTTATTTTTGTGAAGCACCTCTTATGAAAGTTCCTGGCAGGCTTCATCCTGTTGAGATTTTCTATACCCAGGAACCTGAGAGAGATTACCTAGAGGCAGCTATTCGGACAGTTGTCCAGATACACTTGTGTGAACCCCATGGGGACATACTTGTTTTCCTAACTGGTGAGGAGGAGATAGAAGATGCTTGccgaaaaataacaaaagaaattggaaatTTAGGGGACCAAGTAGGGCCAGTGAAAATAGTGCCTCTATATTCTACGCTTCCACCGGCCATGcagcaaaaaatatttgaacctGCTCCACCTCCACTACAGGAGGGTGGCCCTTCTGGAAGGAAGATTGTGGTGTCAACAAACATTGCGGAAACTTCTTTGACTATAGATGGTATTGTATATGTTATTGACCCTGGTTTTTCTAAACAAAAGGTTTATAACCCCCGAGTGCGGGTTGAATCTTTGTTAGTTTCCCCCATATCAAAGGCTAGTGCTCACCAGAGATCAGGACGTGCTGGAAGAACTCAACCAGGCAAATGTTTTAGACTCTACACAGAGAGGAGTTTCAATCAGGATCTCCAGCCACAGACCTTTCCAGAAATATTGCGGTCAAACCTTGCAAATACAGTTCTAACGTTGAAGAAATTGGGGATTGATGATCTGGTGCACTTTGATTTCATGGATCCTCCTGCCCCTGAGACATTGATGCGAGCATTGGAGGTGTTGAATTATTTGGGGGCATTGGATGATGAGGGGAACATGACAAAGCTTGGGGAGATCATGAGTGAATTTCCCTTGGATCCTCAACTGTCAAAGATGCTCGTTGTGAGTCCTGAATTCAACTGTTCGAAtgaaattctttcaatttcgGCCATGCTTTCAG GGAGGCTCAAAAGGCTGCCGATGAAGCGAAGGCTAGGTTTGGGCACATTGATGGGGATCACCTCACGCTGTTGA
- the LOC7455416 gene encoding probable pre-mRNA-splicing factor ATP-dependent RNA helicase DEAH2 isoform X3 gives MMGTERKRKVSLFDVVDEASVSAKLLKSNGATNNNNNEGSSSINRWNGKPYSQRYYEILEKRKNLPVWHQKEDFLQVLKKNQVLVLVGETGSGKTTQIPQFVLEAVELESSDRRRKMMIGCTQPRRVAAMSVSRRVAEEMDVTIGEEVGYSIRFEDCSGARTVLKYLTDGMLLREAMTDPLLERYKVIILDEAHERTLATDVLFGLIKEVLKNRPDLKLVVMSATLEAEKFQGYFCEAPLMKVPGRLHPVEIFYTQEPERDYLEAAIRTVVQIHLCEPHGDILVFLTGEEEIEDACRKITKEIGNLGDQVGPVKIVPLYSTLPPAMQQKIFEPAPPPLQEGGPSGRKIVVSTNIAETSLTIDGIVYVIDPGFSKQKVYNPRVRVESLLVSPISKASAHQRSGRAGRTQPGKCFRLYTERSFNQDLQPQTFPEILRSNLANTVLTLKKLGIDDLVHFDFMDPPAPETLMRALEVLNYLGALDDEGNMTKLGEIMSEFPLDPQLSKMLVVSPEFNCSNEILSISAMLSDSCSFSVLSHEANGIVSPVCIC, from the exons ATGATGGGTAcagagaggaagaggaaggtGAGTTTGTTTGACGTGGTAGACGAGGCGTCGGTTTCTGCAAAGTTGTTGAAATCGAACGGAGCGACgaacaacaataacaatgaaGGAAGCAGCTCGATAAATCGGTGGAACGGGAAGCCTTACTCTCAGAGATACTACGAGATATtagagaagaggaagaattTGCCTGTTTGGCATCAGAAAGAGGATTTTTTACaggttttgaagaaaaatcaggTTCTCGTCCTTGTTGGTGAGACTGGTAGTGGTAAAACTACTCAG ATTCCTCAGTTTGTTTTGGAAGCTGTCGAATTAGAATCTTCAGATAGACGCAGGAAAATGATGATTGGGTGTACCCAGCCTCGAAGGGTTGCTGCAATGTCTGTTTCTAGGCGTGTTGCTGAGGAGATGGACGTTACTATAGGTGAAGAGGTTGGTTATAGCATCCGTTTTGAAGACTGTAGCGGTGCAAGAACGGTTTTGAA GTATCTGACTGATGGTATGCTTTTAAGAGAGGCAATGACAGATCCGCTTTTAGAAAGGTACAAAGTAATAATACTTGATGAGGCTCATGAAAGAACTCTAGCAACAGATGTGCTATTTGGACTTATTAAAGAAGTGCTGAAAAATAGGCCTGACCTGAAGCTAGTTGTAATGAGTGCAACACTAGAGGCTGAGAAATTTCAGGGTTATTTTTGTGAAGCACCTCTTATGAAAGTTCCTGGCAGGCTTCATCCTGTTGAGATTTTCTATACCCAGGAACCTGAGAGAGATTACCTAGAGGCAGCTATTCGGACAGTTGTCCAGATACACTTGTGTGAACCCCATGGGGACATACTTGTTTTCCTAACTGGTGAGGAGGAGATAGAAGATGCTTGccgaaaaataacaaaagaaattggaaatTTAGGGGACCAAGTAGGGCCAGTGAAAATAGTGCCTCTATATTCTACGCTTCCACCGGCCATGcagcaaaaaatatttgaacctGCTCCACCTCCACTACAGGAGGGTGGCCCTTCTGGAAGGAAGATTGTGGTGTCAACAAACATTGCGGAAACTTCTTTGACTATAGATGGTATTGTATATGTTATTGACCCTGGTTTTTCTAAACAAAAGGTTTATAACCCCCGAGTGCGGGTTGAATCTTTGTTAGTTTCCCCCATATCAAAGGCTAGTGCTCACCAGAGATCAGGACGTGCTGGAAGAACTCAACCAGGCAAATGTTTTAGACTCTACACAGAGAGGAGTTTCAATCAGGATCTCCAGCCACAGACCTTTCCAGAAATATTGCGGTCAAACCTTGCAAATACAGTTCTAACGTTGAAGAAATTGGGGATTGATGATCTGGTGCACTTTGATTTCATGGATCCTCCTGCCCCTGAGACATTGATGCGAGCATTGGAGGTGTTGAATTATTTGGGGGCATTGGATGATGAGGGGAACATGACAAAGCTTGGGGAGATCATGAGTGAATTTCCCTTGGATCCTCAACTGTCAAAGATGCTCGTTGTGAGTCCTGAATTCAACTGTTCGAAtgaaattctttcaatttcgGCCATGCTTTCAG ATAGTTGCAGTTTCTCAGTATTATCTCATGAAGCAAATGGTATCGTCTCGCCTGTTTGCATCTGCTGA